The Fusarium oxysporum Fo47 chromosome II, complete sequence genome includes a region encoding these proteins:
- a CDS encoding Cullin repeat-like-containing domain protein has translation MSVGLSGNAHTALDEEARAEVDVLNSRLEKTTQLTKKIQSCLNRLESTGKSVQDVAGPLNGETRRLQILGNNVDSVLAAIDRLRQPADSKNDEEQIIRVGPEKAGLSNYLASIKRLDKALNEMKASNLRANQQTMADLTRLIKSGNSQLESHFETLLRAETPRSVEPLHFITKDKPFPTLPQDKIARLGLVYSYVIESHHNGSSELAHIYAEVRGPYLSTSLANLAAASVNTAKKKSPDAVYRAGTNGIGTYSQAMEGLFVSEYDNVCSVFSREDWGVVFQSTCQAAMAELARTLRELNAHIKNHLNTDCYLAYEITEIISALSGKLETRTGELKGALAAALKPVRETAKSSLAELLDETRRKISMLQMLPSDGAPISLVSETMQRLQTMVHFLRPISSIMISLGDGGWNSNAAASGRSTDAIPSLASFDIGADGKEIFSHYCTDTIEMLLSGLDQKSRVLMKSRAVAGVFLANSVVIIGRMVQNSELSGLLENKLDILEQWRKKATAAYTDVCKDLSVHLFDTVHTNRAHRPTSGPVDSTSIVKGLGSKDKDRIKEKFTQFNSAFDDMVSRHKSYSMEREVRRMFGEDIRQKLQPLYERFWDRYHEIDKGKGKYVKYDKTSIAAVFSSLAS, from the exons ATGTCGGTCGGACTCTCTGGCAACGCGCATACCGCTCtagatgaagaagcaaggGCTGAGGTTGACGTCCTCAATTCGCGGCTCGAAAAGACGACGCAATTGACCAAGAAGATTCAATCGTGCCTCAACCGACTCGAGTCGACAGGGAAGAGTGTCCAAGATGTTGCAGGACCTCTGAACGGAGAGACCAGGCGACTGCAAATATTGGGAAATA ACGTTGATTCAGTCCTGGCCGCCATTGACCGATTGCGCCAACCTGCAGATAGCAAGAATGACGAAGAGCAGATCATTCGAGTCGGCCCCGAGAAGGCCGGTCTCTCCAATTACCTGGCTTCTATCAAACGTCTAGACAAGGCCTTGAACGAGATGAAAGCCTCCAACTTGCGCGCCAACCAACAAACGATGGCCGATCTAACGCGACTCATCAAGTCAGGCAATAGTCAGCTGGAATCCCATTTCGAAACATTGCTGCGCGCAGAGACTCCTCGATCCGTCGAGCCGTTGCACTTTATCACAAAAGACAAGCCTTTCCCAACACTACCTCAGGACAAAATAGCCCGGCTCGGCCTGGTCTATTCGTATGTCATCGAGAGTCACCACAACGGATCCTCTGAGCTCGCCCATATATATGCAGAGGTACGCGGCCCATAcctctcaacatccttggcCAACCTTGCTGCCGCAAGTGTCAACAccgccaagaagaagagcccAGATGCTGTCTACCGTGCGGGGACCAACGGAATAGGGACCTACTCGCAAGCTATGGAGGGCCTTTTTGTCTCCGAATACGACAATGTGTGCAGTGTCTTCTCGCGTGAGGATTGGGGTGTGGTCTTCCAGTCAACTTGCCAGGCAGCGATGGCTGAGCTTGCCCGAACGTTGCGTGAACTCAATGCTCATATCAAAAATCACCTCAACACCGACTGTTATCTGGCATATGAAATCACCGAGATCATCTCGGCTCTTTCAGGCAAGCTCGAAACACGCACCGGAGAATTGAAAGGAGCACTCGCTGCAGCCCTGAAGCCTGTTCGAGAGACCGCCAAGTCGTCCCTTGCGGAGCTCCTTGACGAGACCAGGCGCAAGATCAGCATGCTACAGATGTTACCCTCAGATGGCGCTCCAATATCCCTCGTCTCGGAGACAATGCAGCGCCTTCAGACGATGGTACACTTTCTACGCCCTATCTCGAGCATAATGATATCATTAGGGGATGGCGGATGGAACTCCAACGCGGCGGCTAGCGGACGCTCGACCGATGCAATTCCCAGTCTAGCATCGTTCGATATAGGAGCGGATGGTAAAGAGATCTTTTCGCATTACTGCACTGATACTATCGAAATGCTCCTCTCTGGTTTGGACCAGAAGTCACGCGTGCTCATGAAGAGCAGAGCTGTTGCTGGAGTATTTCTGGCCAATAGCGTTGTCATCATTGGGAGAATGGTTCAGAACTCGGAACTTAGCGGGCTGCTGGAGAACAAACTTGACATTCTCGAGCAATGGCGCAAAAAGGCAACGGCAGCTTATACGGATGTTTGCAAAGACCTTTCCGTCCACCTGTTCGACACTGTACATACCAATCGTGCGCATCGTCCAACTTCTGGACCTGTCGACTCTACTTCGATCGTCAAGGGGCTGGgaagcaaagacaaagacaggATCAAAGAGAAGTTCACGCAATTCAACAGCGCATTTGACGACATGGTTTCTCGACACAAATCGTACAGCATGGAGCGGGAAGTCCGGCGAATGTTTGGGGAGGACATTCGCCAGAAATTGCAGCCTCTCTACGAGCGGTTTTGGGACCGGTATCACGAAATCGATAAGGGCAAAGGCAAGTACGTCAAATATGATAAGACTTCCATCGCCGCTGTGTTTTCCAGTTTGGCTTCCTGA
- a CDS encoding MCM2/3/5 family-domain-containing protein, translated as MDSFMLQDEGVRDRIRQAEEFLDPNDPQVRSYRSDIILMLQKNQRRLTVNLDHVRNHSPDLAQGLLQQPFDFTLAFDQALKNIVQTIPQARPDQTAKDTIYYCAWAGSFGLNACNPRTLSSHLLNYMVSIEGIVTRCSLIRPKVVKSVHYNEKKDMFHFREYQDQTMTNGVTTSSVYPREDDDGNPLITEYGFCTYRDHQTISIQEMPERAPAGQLPRGVDAILDDDLVDSVKPGDRVQLVGIYRTLGNRNTNHNSALFKTMILTNNVVLLSSKSGGGVATATITDTDIRNINKVAKKKNLLELLSQSLAPSIYGHDYVKKAILLMLLGGMEKNLENGTHLRGDINILMVGDPSTAKSQLLRFVLNTAPLAIATTGRGSSGVGLTAAVTSDKETGERRLEAGAMVMADRGVVCIDEFDKMSDVDRVAIHEVMEQQTVTIAKAGIHTSLNARCSVVAAANPIFGQYDPHKDPHKNIALPDSLLSRFDLLFVVTDDIEDTRDRHVSEHVLRMHRYRQPGTEEGAPVREQGGQSLGVSASNQTESQGPTEVYQKYDAMLHSGVTITSGRGSNKKPEILSIPFMKKYIQYAKTRIKPILTQEASDRIADIYVGLRNDEMEGNQRRTSPLTVRTLETIIRLATAHAKSRLSNRVEERDAAAAEGILRFALFKEVVEESRKKRRKTQTVDFASSSDESSSDDEDDDGDIANATQSNKSTSRATRNSSRLQARETSDTARSSREPDVPEDDSQSTLRRSSRRTQDQSQSQASFASSIPASQLPSSNQLESQDGDEDLASGAAALAIDDTPISSERLTTFRTALGQLLNTNLFEDDAAELDAVVEAVNKKIGNRRDAFDKGEATKALQKMGEANQIMFTEGDLVYKI; from the exons ATGGATTCTTTTAtgcttcaagatgaaggcgTGCGCGACCGCATACGTCAAGCGGAGGAATTCCTTGATCCCA ATGATCCTCAAGTCCGAAGTTATCGATCCGATATTATTCTTATGCTACAGAAGAACCAGCGTCGATTGACCGTTAATCTCGATCATGTGCGCAACCACAGCCCGGACCTCGCACAGGGCCTGCTCCAGCAACCCTTCGATTTCACTCTGGCTTTTGATCAGGCCCTGAAGAACATCGTCCAAACCATTCCGCAGGCGCGACCTGACCAAACCGCAAAAGACACCATTTATTACTGTGCTTGGGCTGGCAGCTTTGGCTTGAACGCTTGCAATCCCCGTACATTATCGTCTCACCTCCTCAACTACATGGTCTCTATCGAGGGCATCGTGACTCGATGTTCTCTCATCCGCCCCAAGGTCGTGAAGAGTGTTCACTACaatgagaagaaagacatgTTTCATTTTCGCGAGTACCAGGATCAGACCATGACCAATGGTGTTACCACTTCAAGCGTCTACCCTCGCGAGGACGACGACGGTAACCCACTTATTACAGAGTATGGCTTCTGCACATACCGAGACCATCAGACCATCTCCATCCAGGAAATGCCCGAGCGAGCACCTGCAGGGCAGCTCCCTCGCGGAGTGGATGCCATTCTTGACGACGACCTCGTCGACAGTGTGAAGCCCGGCGACCGAGTGCAGCTCGTCGGCATTTATCGAACTCTGGGCAACCGTAATACCAACCACAACAGTGCTCTCTTCAAAACGATGATTCTGACGAACAATGTTGTCTTATTGTCTTCAAAGTCTGGAGGTGGTGTGGCGACTGCAACCATTACCGATACCGACATTCGTAACATCAACAAAgtggccaagaagaagaatctTCTAGAGTTGCTCTCTCAATCGCTTGCCCCCAGTATTTACGGTCACGACTatgtcaagaaggccatcTTACTCATGCTTCTGGGTGGTATGGAGAAGAACCTCGAAAACGGAACACATCTGCGTGGAGATATCAACATTCTGATGGTCGGTGACCCGTCCACTGCTAAATCTCAGTTGCTACGTTTCGTTCTCAATACTGCACCGCTCGCGATTGCGACAACTGGTCGTGGCTCCTCGGGTGTTGGTCTCACTGCAGCAGTAACTTCTGATAAGGAGACGGGTGAGCGCCGACTGGAGGCCGGTGCCATGGTCATGGCTGATCGTGGTGTCGTTTGTATCGATGAATTCGATAAGATGTCAGACGTTGACAGAGTTGCGATCCACGAAGTTATGGAACAGCAGACTGTTACCATCGCAAAAGCTGGCATTCACACATCGCTGAATGCTCGCTGTagtgttgttgctgctgctaaCCCTATTTTTGGCCAATATGACCCTCACAAGGATCCTCACAAGAACATCGCACTACCTGACTCTCTGCTCTCACGTTTCGATTTACTGTTTGTCGTCACAGATGACATCGAAGATACGCGAGATCGACATGTGTCAGAACACGTCCTTCGTATGCACCGATATCGCCAGCCAGGAACTGAAGAAGGCGCTCCTGTGCGTGAGCAAGGTGGGCAGTCCCTGGGGGTCTCCGCTTCAAATCAAACTGAGTCCCAGGGGCCAACCGAAGTCTACCAAAAGTATGATGCAATGTTACATTCTGGTGTCACTATCACATCTGGTCGGGGCTCAAACAAGAAGCCCGAAATTCTTAGCATCCCATTCATGAAGAAGTACATCCAATATGCCAAGACGAGAATCAAGCCCATTCTGACACAAGAGGCTTCCGATCGCATCGCTGATATCTATGTCGGTCTACGGAACGACGAGATGGAGGGCAACCAGCGAAGGACCAGTCCTTTGACCGTCCGTACTCTGGAAACCATCATTCGTCTTGCCACAGCACATGCCAAATCCCGCTTGTCAAACAGGGTGGAGGAGCGTGATGCGGCTGCTGCAGAGGGTATCTTACGCTTCGCTCTTTTCAaggaagttgttgaagaatcGCGGAAGAAGCGGAGAAAGACTCAAACGGTTGACTTTGCATCATCTAGCGACGAGAGTTCcagtgatgacgaagatgacgatggtgaCATTGCCAATGCCACGCAATCAAACAAGTCGACTTCGAGGGCTACACGCAACAGCAGTCGCCTCCAAGCGAGAGAAACCAGTGACACTGCCCGGTCCAGCAGAGAACCTGATGTTCCTGAGGATGACTCGCAAAGCACATTGCGACGATCTAGCCGGCGAACACAAGACCAGTCACAATCGCAGGCTTCATTTGCATCGTCAATTCCAGCCTCTCAGCTACCATCCTCGAACCAGCTAGAGTCGCAGGATGGCGACGAGGACCTTGCCAGCGGTGCTGCTGCACTGGCAATTGACGATACCCCCATCAGCTCTGAGCGACTGACAACCTTCCGAACAGCCCTTggtcagcttctcaacacaAACCTGTTTGAAGATGACGCGGCCGAGCTGGACGCAGTCGTGGAGGCAGTGAATAAAAAGATTGGGAACCGTCGCGATGCATTTGACAAAGGAGAGGCCACAAAGGCGCTCCAGAAAATGGGAGAGGCAAACCAGATTAT GTTCACAGAGGGAGATCTTGTGTACAAGATCTAA
- a CDS encoding Ribokinase-like protein, with the protein MADVAETPEIELPTDSKEAVVVEEEKDIDQTKSEDAEEHKNGDEGAPGTEPEPEPEAEAEAEADKSPEHPPLAIIEGKASDSSGEEAVPIDFFTMGMFIIDDIDFIPPTPPVKDILGGAGTYSALGARLFSPPPKSASVGWIVDQGSDFPPSLSTLIDSWSTSALFRHDGLRLTTRGWNGYEGTAEKRAFKYLTPKKRLTAQDLTPALLKSRSFHLICSPNRCRDLVSEITSLRKKVVPPETYTKPIFIWEPVPDLCTPDELLNCTNCLPLVDICSPNHAELAGFMGDSGLDPETGEISTIAVERACEQLLASMPLQSFSLVIRAGEKGCYIAKNGGRKRGRDPKTTKRRKKDYVRGGLQPDTDMEALFAGLLQDADGIVAREEIEVDPGVEKWVPAYHTDPSKVVDPTGGGNTFLGGLGVALARGESLEDAVAWATVAASFAIEQVGVPTIGRDAEGREAWNGHNVEDRLREFRKRL; encoded by the exons ATGGCAGATGTAGCCGAAACTCCAGAAATTGAGCTGCCTACTGACAGCAAGGAGGCTGTTGTTgtagaggaagagaaagacaTAGACCAAACGAAATCTGAAGATGCAGAGGAACACAAAAACGGTGATGAAGGTGCACCAGGCACTGAACCAGAACCTGAaccagaggcagaggcagaggcagaagcAGATAAATCCCCAGAGCATCCCCCGTTGGCCATAATTGAGGGCAAGGCCAGCGACTCGTCAGGCGAAGAAGCTGTCCCGATCGATTTTTTTACGATGGGCATGTTTATAATTG ATGATATCGACTTCATTCCGCCAACTCCGCCTGTCAAAGACATCCTTGGTGGCGCTGGCACCTACTCGGCCCTTGGAGCTCGCCTGTTCTCACCCCCACCCAAATCTGCTTCAGTTGGCTGGATTGTCGATCAGGGCTCAGATTTCCCGCCTTCTCTCTCTACGCTCATCGATAGCTGGTCCACCTCGGCTCTGTTCCGTCATGACGGGCTTCGGTTGACCACGCGAGGCTGGAACGGCTATGAAGGCACTGCCGAGAAGCGAGCTTTCAAATACCTGACTCCCAAGAAGCGCTTGACTGCTCAGGATCTTACACCAGCGCTGCTTAAATCACGATCATTCCACCTGATATGCTCCCCAAATCGATGTAGGGATCTTGTCTCCGAGATCACCTCACTTCGAAAGAAGGTCGTGCCCCCTGAGACATATACCAAGCCCATCTTCATTTGGGAGCCTGTGCCTGATCTGTGTACCCCTGACGAGTTGCTCAATTGCACCAACTGCTTACCTCTTGTCGATATCTGCAGCCCGAACCATGCAGAATTGGCTGGGTTCATGGGTGACAGTGGGCTTGATCCAGAAACAGGTGAGATTTCTACCATTGCTGTAGAACGAGCCTGCGAGCAGCTTCTTGCAAGCATGCCTCTGCAATCATTCTCTCTTGTTATCCGTGCTGGCGAGAAAGGATGCTACATCGCGAAGAATGGAGGAAGAAAGCGAGGCCGTGACCCCAAGACGACCAAGCGACGAAAGAAAGATTATGTTAGGGGTGGCCTTCAGCCAGATACGGATATGGAGGCTTTGTTTGCCGGCCTTCTCCAAGATGCCGATGGGATTGTGGCTCGCGAAGAGATCGAGGTCGATCCTGGTGTCGAGAAATGGGTTCCCGCCTATCACACTGACCCATCCAAGGTGGTTGATCCTACGGGAGGTGGGAATACCTTCTTAGGCGGCCTCGGTGTGGCTCTGGCCCGAGGCGAGAGTCTTGAGGACGCTGTAGCCTGGGCCACTGTTGCCGCAAGCTTCGCCATTGAGCAGGTCGGTGTTCCAACGATTGGTAGAGACGCTGAAGGCCGCGAGGCTTGGAACGGACATAATGTTGAGGACCGTCTCCGCGAATTTCGCAAACGTCTATGA
- a CDS encoding adenylate cyclase-binding protein, translating to MAANSQMHNLTTLIKRLEAATSRLEDIASSTEPPADAAVLNQAIPSPPNPSLAAPPPPAASDSKATTPAAAKPEPVAEPLPESIEEFDAFLNTSVDKYVKLSHQLGGLVAEQAALVKSGFQEQRKFLLISTKAKKPNLSGPDLPVYESLIKPINEALMAVTELKDANRPSPMYTQLSTVSDGIMVLAWVTIDTRPYKHVDECLGSAQFFGNRVLKEQKDKDPKQIEWVQSFYQMFRDLADYVKQYFPTGIPWNPNGQPAQEVLKSLSAGSATASAPTAPAPAAGGAPPPPPPPPPPGPPPVLDIKTDDAPAPASSGGFGAVFSELNKGDAVTKGLRKVDKSEMTHKNPSLRSGSTVSSGQRGKSPAPGKKPKPESMRIKKPAKKELEGNKWTIENYEKEAEPIEIEASLTHSVLISRCNNTTIIVRGKANQVTVENSTRLSLIVDTLVSTVDVVKANNFALQVMGTIPTVMLDQVDSAQIYFSKESIGTKVFTSKSAGVNLNVISGEDDDYKEVPLPSQICSYYDESKGDLVNEIVAHAG from the exons ATGGCTGCTAATAGTCAGATGCACAACCTAACTACGCTTATCAAGAG GCTTGAAGCTGCAACTTCGCGCCTCGAGGATATCGCTTCTTCGACCGAGCCTCCTGCCGATGCCGCCGTTCTCAACCAGGCGATACCTTCACCTCCGAACCCCTCCTTAGccgctcctcctcctccagccGCTTCCGATTCCAAGGCCACTACTCCCGCTGCCGCGAAGCCCGAACCTGTCGCCGAGCCGCTGCCAGAATCTATCGAGGAATTCGATGCTTTCCTGAACACTTCTGTCGATAAATATGTGAAGTTGAGCCACCAGCTAGGAGGATTGGTCGCTGAGCAG GCTGCGCTCGTCAAATCTGGTTTCCAGGAGCAGCGCAAGTTTCTCCTGATTTCCACAAAGGCGAAAAAGCCAAACCTCTCCGGACCTGATCTGCCAGTATATGAGAGCCTCATCAAACCCATCAACGAGGCACTGATGGCTGTCACCGAGCTCAAAGACGCCAACCGTCCTAGCCCTATGTACACGCAACTCAGCACTGTCTCCGATGGTATCATGGTTCTTGCATGGGTTACCATTGACACTCGCCCCTATAAGCACGTGGACGAGTGCCTTGGCTCGGCTCAATTCTTTGGAAACAGAGTTCTGAAGGAGCAGAAGGATAA GGACCCCAAGCAGATCGAATGGGTTCAGAGCTTCTATCAGATGTTCCGCGATCTTGCCGACTATGTCAAGCAATACTTCCCAACAGGTATTCCATGGAACCCGAATGGCCAGCCTGCTCAGGAAGTTCTTAAGTCATTGTCTGCTGGTTCTGCGACTGCTTCCGCTCCCACTGCCCCGGCAcctgctgctggtggtgctcctccaccaccacctcctccccctccccctgGCCCTCCCCCTGTCCTTGATATCAAGACAGATGATGCTCCTGCGCCTGCATCATCTGGTGGATTCGGGGCTGTTTTCTCAGAGCTCAACAAGGGCGATGCTGTCACTAAGGGTCTGCGTAAAGTGGACAAGTCCGAAATGACGCATAAGAACCCATCTCTTCGCAGTGGCTCAACGGTTTCAAGTGGCCAGAGGGGTAAGAGCCCTGCTCCTGGCAAGAAGCCTAAACCCGAGAGTATGCGTATCAAGAAgccagccaagaaggagctAGAGGGCAATAAGTGGACTATT GAAAACTACGAGAAGGAGGCCGAGCcaattgagattgaggcctCACTTACACACTCGGTTCTCATCAGCCGTTgcaacaacaccaccatcatTGTCAGGGGCAAGGCCAACCAGGTCACAGTCGAGAATTCCACCCGTCTGTCCTTGATCGTTGATACCCTTGTTTCGACAGTCGATGTAGTCAAAGCCAACAACTTTGCTCTTCAGGTTATGGGCACTATCCCAACCGTCATGTTGGATCAGGTCGACAGTGCCCAAATCTACTTCAGCAAGGAGAGCATAGGAACCAAGGTTTTCACCAGCAAATCAGCGGGCGTCAACCTCAACGTTATTTCtggcgaagacgatgactACAAGGAGGTGCCCCTGCCTTCGCAAATCTGCTCCTATTACGACGAGTCTAAGGGAGACTTGGTCAACGAAATTGTGGCCCATGCCGGCTAA
- a CDS encoding acyltransferase ChoActase/COT/CPT — MLLTSARSPALRNSFRNFTKTRAAQTLIMAPTKRANSSAASSGYVENHSKGPMLRWQDSLPKLPVPTLEETAKRYLKSLHPLLSASEYEASKKAVEEFVRPGGVGSKLQEKLVAKREDPNTKNWIYEWWNDAAYLSYRDPVVPYVSYFYSHRDDRRRRDPAKRAAAITTSALEFKKQVDAGTLEPEYMKKLPICMDSYKWMFNASRVAAKPADYPVKFSSEENKHIIAIRKNQFFKIQHEVNGKQLNTSELEQQFKRVYELAQRVPAVGALTSENRDVWTDARDILLKASPKNKDALEAIESSSFVVCLDDAAPVTLEERAHQYWHGDGANRWYDKPLQFIVNDNGTSGFMGEHSMMDGTPTHRLNDYVNDLIFGNKLDFSDPSIRSNLPEPQVVKFDITKEVQSEIDRATKDFNDVISKHQLAVQAYQGYGKGLIKKFKCSPDAYVQMIIQLAYYKMYGKSRPTYESAAVRRFQLGRTETCRTVSDDSVAWVKSMSDSSIDDKTRVDLFRKAINAHVEYITAASDGKGVDRHLFGLKKLLEPGQEVPAIYQDPAYSYSSSWHLSTSQLSSEFFNGYGWSQVIDAGFGIAYMINENSLNFNVVSKGLGSDRMSYYLNEAANDMRELLTPTLEPPKAKL, encoded by the exons ATGTTGTTGACTTCAGCCCGCTCGCCCGCCCTTAGGAACAGCTTCCGTAACTTCACCAAGACACGCGCT GCACAAACTCTCATCATGGCACCCACAAAGCGAGCCAACAGCTCCGCCGCCTCCTCAG GCTATGTTGAGAACCACTCCAAGGGACCCATGCTGCGATGGCAAGACTCCCTTCCTAAATTGCCCGTCCCAACACTCGAGGAGACTGCGAAGCGTTATCTCAAGTCACTACACCCCCTACTGTCTGCCAGCGAGTACGAGGCAAGCAAGAAGGCCGTCGAGGAGTTTGTGCGCCCTGGTGGTGTAGGCTCCAAGCTTCAGGAGAAGTTGGTGGCCAAGCGCGAGGAccccaacaccaagaactgGATTTACGAGTGGTGGAACGATGCAGCCTATCTCTCATACCGCGATCCCGTCGTCCCCTATGTCAGCTACTTCTACTCTCACCGGGACGaccgacgaagaagagacCCCGCAAAGCGAGCTGCTGCCATCACAACCTCTGCCCTCgagttcaagaagcaggTTGACGCCGGCACCCTGGAGCCAGAGTACATGAAGAAGTTGCCCATCTGCATGGACAGCTACAAGTGGATGTTCAACGCTTCCCGTGTTGCGGCTAAGCCAGCCGACTACCCTGTCAAGTTCTCATCTGAGGAAAATAAGCACATTATTGCTATTCGCAAGAACCAATTTTTCAAGATCCAACACGAGGTTAACGGAAAGCAGCTCAATACTTCAGAGCTTGAGCAGCAATTCAAGCGTGTCTATGAGCTTGCCCAACGCGTTCCTGCTGTTGGCGCTCTCACCTCAGAGAACAGAGATGTCTGGACTGACGCTCGTGACATTTTGCTCAAGGCCAGccccaagaacaaggacgCTCTCGAGGCCATTGAGTCGTCTTCTTTCGTGGTTTGCCTCGATGATGCGGCGCCAGTCACACTCGAGGAGCGTGCTCACCAATACTGGCACGGTGATGGTGCCAACCGCTGGTACGACAAGCCTCTGCAGTTCATTGTCAACGACAATGGCACTTCTGGCTTCATGGGCGAGCACTCCATGATGGACGGTACTCCCACTCATCGCCTCAACGACTACGTCAACGACCTCATCTTTGGAAACAAGCTCGATTTCTCCGATCCCAGCATCCGGTCCAACTTGCCCGAACCACAAGTCGTCAAGTTCGATATCACAAAAGAAGTACAGAGCGAGATTGATCGCGCAACCAAGGACTTCAACGATGTCATCAGCAAGCACCAGCTTGCCGTTCAGGCCTATCAGGGTTACGGAAAGGGTCTcatcaagaagttcaagtgCTCTCCCGATGCTTACGTTCAGATGATTATCCAACTCGCCTACTACAAGATGTATGGCAAGAGTCGACCTACTTATGAGTCGGCTGCTGTCCGACGCTTCCAACTTGGACGTACTGAGACATGTCGAACTGTCTCTGACGACTCTGTTGCCTGGGTCAAGTCCATGTCTGATTCCTCCATTGACGACAAGACACGCGTGGATCTCTTCCGCAAAGCCATCAATGCCCACGTTGAATACATCACCGCCGCTTCCGATGGTAAGGGGGTTGATCGACATCTCTTCGGTCTtaagaagcttctcgagccTGGCCAAGAGGTCCCTGCCATCTACCAGGATCCCGCATACAGCTACTCCAGCTCGTGGCACTTGTCCACctctcagctcagctcagaGTTCTTTAACGGTTATGGCTGGAGCCAGGTCATCGATGCTGGTTTCGGTATTGCCTACATGATCAACGAGAACAG TCTCAACTTCAATGTCGTTTCTAAGGGTCTGGGCAGCGACCGCATGAGCTACTACCTCAACGAGGCAGCTAACGATATGCGCGAGCTGCTCACACCTACTCTTGAGCCCCCCAAGGCTAAACTGTAA